A portion of the Chondrinema litorale genome contains these proteins:
- a CDS encoding pyridoxal-phosphate dependent enzyme — protein MDFIHPSLAEITEAHSRIQNYIHRTPILTSKSINEITGADIYFKCENLQKIGAFKIRGATNAVFQLKDNIKAVATHSSGNHAQAVAYAGKLRGLKAYIVMPENAPKVKVKAVKGYGAEVIFCEPNQKAREAALNKVVENTGAAFIHPYDNEKVICGQATASKELLEDAPRLDIVMTPVGGGGLLSGTSLTVNYLSKGTKVIAGEPAGADDAYRSFYSDQIFPSINPKTIADGLLTSLGQRNYSIIKEYVDSIICVDDQEIINAMQLIWERMKIVIEPSSAVPLAALIKNKADFDNKKVGIILSGGNVDLGKLPF, from the coding sequence ATGGATTTTATACATCCCTCTTTAGCAGAAATTACTGAAGCCCATTCCAGAATTCAAAATTACATACATAGAACACCAATACTTACCTCAAAAAGTATTAATGAAATTACTGGTGCAGATATTTATTTTAAATGCGAAAATCTACAAAAGATAGGAGCATTTAAGATTCGAGGAGCTACTAATGCTGTATTTCAGTTGAAAGACAATATCAAGGCTGTAGCTACCCACTCTTCAGGAAATCATGCCCAAGCAGTGGCTTATGCCGGAAAACTTCGGGGGCTAAAAGCATATATTGTCATGCCTGAAAATGCTCCAAAAGTAAAGGTAAAGGCTGTAAAAGGATATGGAGCCGAAGTGATTTTTTGTGAGCCTAATCAAAAAGCAAGGGAAGCTGCACTCAATAAAGTTGTAGAGAATACAGGCGCCGCATTTATTCACCCTTATGATAATGAAAAGGTGATTTGTGGGCAGGCTACTGCATCAAAAGAATTGCTAGAAGATGCTCCGCGTTTGGACATTGTGATGACACCAGTAGGTGGTGGAGGTTTATTATCAGGTACTTCGCTTACAGTAAATTATTTGTCAAAAGGTACAAAAGTAATAGCTGGAGAACCTGCCGGGGCAGATGATGCGTACAGGTCTTTTTATTCAGATCAAATTTTCCCTAGCATAAACCCTAAAACAATTGCAGATGGCCTTTTAACTTCGCTAGGTCAACGTAATTACAGTATAATAAAAGAATATGTAGATTCAATTATTTGTGTAGATGACCAAGAAATAATTAATGCTATGCAACTAATATGGGAACGAATGAAAATTGTAATCGAACCATCAAGTGCAGTACCATTAGCTGCTTTAATTAAAAATAAAGCAGATTTCGACAATAAAAAGGTTGGGATTATTCTTTCTGGAGGTAATGTAGATTTAGGAAAACTACCATTTTAA
- a CDS encoding nucleotide exchange factor GrpE, translated as MGKDQTTENQEEQKVENTAEEQEEQSAAEEAKGKKESKKEDGPLEKLQGELTESKDKYLRLYSEFENYRRRTSKEKIDFMKTATEDLIKDLLPILDDFERAQSSFPEAKDDEKDPVREGFDLIYKKFKNTLEKQGVTEIENPKGKELDTNLHEAITQFPAPSEDLKGKIVDQVEKGYMLGEKVVRFAKVVVGI; from the coding sequence ATGGGCAAGGATCAAACTACAGAAAATCAAGAAGAACAAAAAGTAGAAAATACTGCTGAAGAACAAGAAGAACAAAGTGCAGCAGAAGAGGCAAAAGGGAAGAAAGAATCTAAAAAAGAAGACGGTCCTCTAGAAAAACTACAAGGCGAACTCACTGAGAGCAAAGATAAATACCTGAGGTTATACTCAGAGTTTGAAAACTACAGAAGAAGAACTTCAAAGGAGAAAATCGACTTTATGAAGACGGCTACAGAAGATCTTATAAAAGATTTATTGCCGATTCTAGACGATTTTGAAAGAGCTCAAAGTTCATTTCCAGAAGCTAAAGATGATGAGAAGGATCCAGTGAGAGAAGGATTTGATCTTATATACAAAAAATTTAAAAATACTCTTGAAAAACAAGGAGTAACAGAAATAGAAAATCCAAAAGGCAAAGAACTAGACACCAACTTACACGAAGCGATTACACAGTTCCCTGCACCTAGTGAAGACTTAAAAGGAAAAATAGTTGATCAGGTAGAGAAAGGATATATGTTGGGAGAAAAGGTGGTACGTTTTGCTAAAGTAGTAGTGGGGATATAA
- a CDS encoding acyl-CoA carboxylase subunit beta has product MKKNENFKLLEEKHTEAELGGGQKRIESQHKKGKLTARERIELLIDPGTFEEIGKFIKHRCTDFGLENEAYLGDGVVTGYGKVNGRLTYVFSQDFTVFGGSLSEAHAEKVCKIMDLALKNGAPVIGLNDSGGARIQEGVASLGGYADIFYRNTLASGVIPQISAIMGPCAGGAVYSPAITDFIMMVEHTSYMFVTGPNVVKTVTHEEVTSEELGGASAHSVKSGVTHFSCENEVVCIQNIKKLLSFIPQNCEEDAPVYPYEAGDEKRLKLNDIVPENPNQPYDMRDVVEGIVDEGDFFEVHKNYAENIIVGFAKIGGRSIGIVGNQPAVLAGVLDINSSNKAARFVRFCDAFNVPLLVLVDVPGFLPGTDQEWNGIITNGAKLLYAFCEATVPRVTVITRKAYGGAYDVMNSKHIGADMNYAWPSAEIAVMGAKGAAEIIFKKEIKSADNPEAKLQEKVDEYTETFANPYRAANRGYIDEVIKPEDTRSKLLSAFEMLENKVDQLPKKKHGNLPLG; this is encoded by the coding sequence ATGAAAAAAAATGAAAACTTTAAATTATTAGAAGAAAAGCATACTGAAGCTGAATTAGGTGGCGGACAAAAACGAATAGAATCTCAACACAAAAAAGGTAAACTAACAGCACGAGAACGCATAGAATTACTCATAGACCCAGGAACCTTTGAAGAAATTGGCAAATTTATAAAACATCGCTGTACTGATTTTGGGCTTGAAAATGAAGCGTATCTTGGTGATGGAGTGGTTACAGGTTATGGTAAAGTAAACGGAAGACTTACCTATGTTTTTTCGCAGGATTTTACTGTTTTTGGAGGTTCACTTTCAGAAGCACATGCTGAAAAAGTCTGTAAAATAATGGACTTGGCACTTAAAAATGGTGCTCCTGTAATTGGCCTTAATGACTCTGGTGGGGCTCGTATACAAGAAGGTGTAGCTTCTCTTGGTGGTTATGCTGATATTTTTTATAGAAACACACTAGCTTCTGGTGTAATTCCTCAAATATCAGCGATTATGGGACCATGTGCCGGTGGGGCTGTTTACTCGCCAGCCATTACAGATTTTATTATGATGGTAGAGCATACCTCATACATGTTTGTAACTGGGCCAAATGTTGTAAAAACTGTGACCCACGAAGAAGTAACTTCTGAAGAATTAGGTGGTGCATCTGCCCATAGTGTTAAAAGTGGCGTAACTCATTTCTCATGTGAAAATGAAGTTGTTTGTATTCAAAATATTAAAAAGCTACTGAGCTTTATTCCTCAAAATTGCGAAGAAGATGCTCCGGTTTATCCTTATGAAGCGGGTGATGAAAAGAGATTAAAACTCAACGACATAGTACCTGAGAACCCTAATCAACCATATGATATGCGAGATGTGGTAGAAGGAATTGTAGATGAAGGAGATTTCTTTGAAGTACATAAAAACTATGCAGAAAACATTATTGTAGGTTTTGCCAAAATTGGAGGTAGAAGTATTGGCATAGTTGGTAACCAACCTGCAGTACTTGCTGGGGTTTTGGATATTAACTCTAGTAATAAAGCTGCTAGGTTTGTTAGATTCTGTGATGCGTTTAATGTTCCATTATTGGTATTAGTAGATGTACCGGGTTTCTTACCAGGAACAGACCAAGAGTGGAATGGCATTATAACCAATGGAGCCAAATTATTATATGCATTCTGTGAAGCAACTGTGCCAAGAGTAACAGTAATTACTCGAAAAGCTTATGGTGGTGCATATGATGTAATGAACTCTAAACACATTGGAGCTGACATGAACTATGCTTGGCCATCAGCAGAAATTGCAGTTATGGGAGCAAAAGGTGCTGCTGAAATTATTTTCAAAAAAGAAATAAAAAGTGCAGATAACCCAGAAGCTAAATTGCAAGAAAAGGTAGATGAATATACTGAGACCTTTGCTAACCCGTACAGGGCTGCCAATCGAGGTTATATTGATGAGGTTATAAAACCTGAAGATACTCGTTCCAAACTACTTAGTGCATTTGAAATGCTTGAAAACAAAGTAGACCAATTACCAAAAAAGAAACATGGTAACTTACCTCTTGGTTAA
- a CDS encoding WG repeat-containing protein produces MINLLVKKSLTFWVLFIALSAHSQEYFPVKEDNLWGVIDLSGKVTIAPSYSFIDDFSAAGFAIASKDGKTGLIDGAGKAIIPINYSKIRWINVNNLAVWNEKGCALMSAKGDQLSDFKYQAIFGFNNQLFKAWKDSKFGLLDTSGKEKVALVYDVIVEVPDLKAFNYIIKGSKKGLINDSGEILLEAEYDDIEVNKEIIFAQKAKAYTALWLDKTLKVTEKKEFPNEMAFNLDMKARLKKEQVAILQNNPDARKPRWVQNVYRFTLENGVGKNLLGNKEFFDIGIDENLGLSLGREVIKPESKEEKEKVISYLIEHDQAKILYGQEVKDILITDYNFSDYARATVDTLWDALIDKKGNIKQEVSGKPISNIGNFYSERAWVKSGKNFGFINTKGEQVIPFEYELVSDFEGNYAIARKGGLFGCIDKNGKEVLPFVYDGIDVPKDNICRVKKGKGRDGRWGAVNLQNKEVIPFNYSLIYPFKDGVARMRQGRNWGLVSATGKEIIPPSITCDFLGDFEDEIAMVGMERWIEETPSGPVIRYKKQGYIKKDGTYLIDPVYDKIEGFEKIWKNQEGVARIYKDGKVGYVNYKGIVELEPVYDETYRFDTVWRNNEGISLAKKDGKFGYLDHNGDEVLPVVYDLVDSSFLHVWNDSIGVAMVKKKGKYGFVNFEGKEVIPTQYANVNGPGSGVVLAKLDGKWGSVDTLNNKLLAFEYEGARFLDDTDDQLIELLKKEDSFFEIDGNGHIVKAVEGMPSIDKIANYSKASNLVYKTEYDASGLAVVEKKEKLALVDAKGNLLTKYKYKEIEPFSDGMALVRLDAKDRKDQLYGYIDTKGKEVIVPQYKLAKSFGGGHAAVLTRSTWGFIDKNGKMVIQPKFKNPGNFSGGYVIINENEIYDKNGNQSGAFQLDGKITDGFNSDRAIVQSASGSYHITPEGIPAYFAKYDVVTPFIGKVAFVKRGEIWELTRTTNGQTNKLRFNRANKDLYLEKYGERRKEKLQDGTTLEDISWELVKDGKWKMIDTDGNYLSSNVYEDVAITKDKQFVIKLENKVGLAALDGKVLAEREYEMIRAVSDEVVRLEKQGNITYIKTDGTWLKK; encoded by the coding sequence ATGATTAACCTACTAGTTAAGAAAAGTCTGACTTTTTGGGTGCTTTTTATTGCTTTAAGTGCGCACAGTCAGGAGTATTTTCCTGTAAAAGAAGATAACTTATGGGGTGTTATTGATTTAAGTGGTAAAGTTACAATCGCTCCTTCGTATAGTTTTATAGACGATTTTTCTGCAGCTGGCTTTGCTATTGCCAGTAAAGATGGTAAAACAGGTTTAATAGATGGTGCTGGTAAGGCAATTATTCCTATCAACTACTCTAAAATAAGATGGATTAATGTAAATAATCTGGCTGTTTGGAATGAGAAAGGTTGTGCTTTAATGAGTGCAAAAGGAGATCAACTTTCTGATTTTAAATATCAAGCTATTTTTGGATTTAATAATCAGCTTTTTAAAGCGTGGAAAGACAGTAAGTTTGGATTGCTAGATACTTCAGGAAAAGAAAAAGTAGCATTAGTATACGATGTAATTGTAGAAGTGCCAGATTTAAAGGCTTTCAATTATATAATTAAAGGCAGTAAAAAGGGCTTAATAAATGACTCAGGAGAGATACTGTTAGAGGCTGAGTATGATGATATTGAAGTAAATAAAGAAATTATTTTTGCTCAAAAAGCAAAAGCATATACAGCACTTTGGCTAGATAAAACTTTAAAAGTTACTGAGAAGAAAGAGTTTCCTAATGAGATGGCTTTTAATTTAGATATGAAAGCCAGATTAAAGAAAGAGCAAGTAGCTATTTTACAAAACAATCCTGATGCAAGAAAGCCACGTTGGGTACAAAATGTTTATAGGTTTACTTTAGAAAATGGTGTAGGGAAAAACCTCTTAGGAAACAAAGAGTTTTTCGATATTGGTATTGATGAAAACTTGGGTTTATCTCTTGGTAGAGAGGTAATTAAGCCAGAAAGTAAAGAAGAAAAAGAGAAAGTTATCTCATATTTAATAGAGCACGATCAAGCAAAAATTCTTTATGGCCAAGAAGTAAAAGATATTCTTATTACCGATTATAATTTTTCTGATTATGCCAGAGCAACAGTAGATACACTGTGGGATGCATTAATAGATAAAAAAGGTAATATTAAGCAAGAGGTATCAGGAAAACCTATTAGCAATATTGGTAATTTTTATTCTGAAAGAGCTTGGGTTAAAAGTGGAAAGAATTTCGGCTTTATTAATACAAAAGGTGAGCAAGTAATTCCATTTGAATATGAGCTAGTAAGTGATTTTGAAGGTAACTATGCCATTGCGCGTAAAGGTGGTTTATTTGGTTGTATCGATAAAAACGGAAAAGAAGTATTACCTTTTGTTTATGATGGAATCGATGTTCCTAAAGATAATATTTGTAGGGTAAAGAAAGGCAAGGGTAGAGACGGCCGTTGGGGAGCAGTAAATTTGCAAAATAAAGAAGTGATTCCATTTAATTATAGCCTGATTTATCCATTTAAAGATGGCGTTGCCAGAATGAGGCAGGGAAGAAATTGGGGATTGGTTAGTGCTACAGGCAAAGAAATAATTCCACCTTCTATCACTTGTGATTTTCTTGGAGATTTTGAAGATGAAATTGCAATGGTTGGAATGGAGAGATGGATTGAAGAGACTCCATCTGGTCCTGTAATTAGGTATAAAAAGCAAGGATACATTAAAAAAGATGGCACCTACCTTATCGATCCTGTTTATGATAAAATAGAAGGTTTTGAGAAAATCTGGAAAAACCAAGAAGGAGTAGCTCGTATTTATAAAGATGGAAAAGTGGGCTATGTAAATTATAAGGGAATTGTTGAGCTTGAACCAGTATATGATGAAACTTATCGCTTCGATACGGTTTGGAGAAATAACGAAGGAATAAGTCTGGCCAAGAAAGATGGTAAGTTTGGTTATTTAGACCATAATGGAGACGAAGTATTACCTGTAGTTTATGATCTAGTTGATTCATCTTTTTTACATGTTTGGAATGATAGCATTGGTGTCGCTATGGTGAAAAAGAAAGGCAAATATGGTTTTGTGAATTTTGAAGGTAAAGAAGTAATTCCAACTCAATATGCCAATGTAAATGGACCGGGAAGTGGAGTAGTGCTTGCTAAACTAGATGGAAAGTGGGGCTCTGTTGATACTTTAAATAATAAGCTTTTGGCTTTTGAATATGAAGGAGCAAGGTTTCTCGACGATACAGACGACCAATTGATTGAATTACTGAAAAAAGAAGATTCTTTTTTCGAGATTGATGGAAACGGACATATTGTAAAAGCTGTTGAGGGAATGCCTTCAATAGATAAAATTGCAAACTATAGCAAGGCATCGAATCTGGTTTATAAAACTGAATATGATGCAAGTGGTTTGGCAGTAGTTGAAAAGAAAGAAAAGCTGGCTTTGGTAGATGCAAAAGGTAATTTGCTCACTAAGTATAAATATAAAGAAATTGAACCATTTTCTGATGGAATGGCGCTCGTAAGGTTAGATGCCAAAGATCGAAAAGATCAACTTTATGGTTATATAGACACCAAAGGCAAGGAGGTAATTGTTCCTCAATATAAACTTGCTAAAAGCTTTGGTGGCGGACATGCAGCGGTATTAACCAGAAGTACTTGGGGTTTTATAGATAAAAATGGTAAAATGGTAATTCAACCCAAGTTCAAAAATCCAGGAAATTTTTCAGGGGGCTATGTAATTATCAACGAAAATGAAATTTATGATAAGAATGGAAATCAGTCTGGTGCTTTCCAACTAGATGGAAAAATCACTGATGGCTTTAATTCTGACAGAGCGATTGTTCAAAGTGCCTCAGGATCTTATCATATAACACCAGAAGGTATTCCTGCTTATTTTGCCAAATATGATGTAGTAACTCCTTTTATAGGTAAAGTTGCTTTTGTTAAAAGAGGAGAGATTTGGGAACTAACTAGAACAACTAATGGGCAAACTAATAAATTGAGATTTAATAGAGCAAACAAAGATTTATATCTGGAAAAGTACGGTGAAAGGCGTAAAGAGAAATTACAAGATGGAACTACTTTAGAAGATATTAGTTGGGAGCTAGTGAAAGATGGCAAATGGAAAATGATCGATACCGATGGAAATTATCTTAGTTCGAATGTTTATGAAGATGTTGCCATTACAAAAGATAAGCAATTTGTTATCAAATTAGAAAACAAAGTAGGTTTGGCAGCTTTAGATGGAAAAGTACTGGCAGAGCGTGAATATGAGATGATAAGAGCAGTATCAGATGAGGTTGTAAGACTTGAAAAACAAGGTAATATCACATATATTAAAACAGATGGAACTTGGTTAAAAAAATGA
- a CDS encoding sulfite exporter TauE/SafE family protein: MHLEWYHYLLMFLAGILAGAVNTMAGSGSVFTLSVLIFGGLPVNIANGTNRIGTLAQCIIAIRTFQKNSLLPFKQSLKFTIPALFGALSGAIVATETSKDLLEIIVGIIMTILLLITIFEPLQYVKANLKSDKYLWLQYISFFAIGFYGGFIQVGTGLFILVALGVLSSYNLISANAVKILIFTLFSLPVLLIFIYTDQVNWPMGIWVASGQALGTFIAARFAVRSPNAGAWMKKILILMMIVTILKVFGVFELIHF, from the coding sequence ATGCATTTAGAATGGTACCATTATCTGTTAATGTTTTTGGCCGGTATTCTTGCGGGGGCAGTCAATACGATGGCAGGAAGTGGATCGGTATTTACGCTTTCTGTATTAATATTTGGTGGTTTGCCAGTAAATATTGCTAATGGTACAAATCGTATCGGAACACTAGCTCAATGCATTATAGCAATCCGTACATTTCAGAAAAATAGCCTTTTACCTTTTAAGCAAAGTTTAAAATTTACAATTCCGGCGCTATTTGGTGCATTATCTGGTGCCATAGTCGCTACTGAAACAAGTAAAGATTTACTTGAAATTATTGTCGGTATTATAATGACAATACTTCTGCTTATTACCATTTTTGAACCTCTTCAATATGTAAAAGCAAACCTCAAGAGTGATAAATATCTTTGGTTACAATACATTTCCTTTTTTGCAATTGGCTTTTATGGTGGGTTTATTCAGGTTGGCACAGGCTTATTTATTCTAGTAGCTTTAGGTGTTTTGAGTTCTTATAACCTGATAAGTGCAAATGCTGTTAAAATTCTAATTTTCACACTTTTTTCTCTTCCTGTACTTCTCATATTTATATATACAGATCAGGTTAACTGGCCAATGGGAATCTGGGTTGCTTCAGGACAAGCTCTTGGTACTTTTATCGCTGCCAGATTTGCAGTGAGATCACCTAATGCCGGAGCGTGGATGAAAAAAATACTTATTCTGATGATGATAGTAACCATTCTAAAAGTATTTGGTGTATTTGAGCTGATACATTTTTAA
- a CDS encoding DUF350 domain-containing protein — translation MEIFDTTEQAISSVLIIILYAIVFLFAKWINDLLTPYSVNRELTQTDNHALAISLTGYLAGITIIFLSVINGPHVGLWEDLIAVGGYSIGGVFCLNLARIINDKLILRKFSNIEQIIKFRNSSAGLIQGASYIASGLVIGGAVSGEGGGPALALIFFAIGQVILIVFALLYEKFISYSVHDEVEKGNLAAGFGFAGGLIAIGIIAMKAVSGDFIGWSGSLLLLAFDVSLVIVYLVVVRFFFDKLIIPHSDLNHEIANDKNIGAGLLEMFVSIGFSLVLFFTL, via the coding sequence ATGGAAATATTTGATACTACAGAACAAGCCATCAGTTCAGTTTTAATAATTATTCTTTATGCAATAGTATTTCTATTTGCGAAATGGATTAATGACTTACTTACACCATATAGTGTTAACCGAGAACTTACACAAACCGATAACCACGCATTGGCAATAAGTCTTACTGGATATTTAGCTGGTATTACCATTATTTTTTTAAGTGTTATTAATGGTCCACATGTTGGCTTGTGGGAAGATTTAATTGCTGTTGGTGGCTATTCTATTGGAGGAGTATTCTGTCTTAACCTCGCCAGAATAATTAATGATAAATTGATTTTAAGAAAGTTTTCTAACATAGAGCAAATTATTAAGTTTAGAAACAGCAGTGCAGGTTTAATACAAGGAGCCTCTTATATAGCTTCTGGACTTGTAATTGGTGGAGCTGTAAGTGGCGAAGGTGGAGGCCCTGCATTAGCCTTAATATTTTTTGCTATAGGGCAGGTTATTCTGATTGTGTTTGCACTTTTATATGAAAAATTCATTTCGTATTCTGTTCACGATGAAGTAGAGAAAGGAAATCTAGCCGCTGGTTTCGGCTTTGCAGGTGGGTTAATTGCGATAGGAATTATAGCTATGAAAGCAGTTTCAGGTGATTTTATAGGCTGGTCAGGTAGTTTATTACTACTGGCTTTTGATGTATCATTAGTAATAGTTTACCTTGTGGTTGTTCGTTTTTTCTTCGACAAACTAATAATACCTCACTCAGACCTAAACCATGAAATTGCCAACGACAAAAACATAGGAGCAGGCTTGCTAGAAATGTTTGTATCAATCGGATTTTCATTAGTCTTATTCTTTACTCTTTAA
- a CDS encoding FAD-dependent oxidoreductase: MKRRDFIKLSSLSLLPILSCKQEYGSWEESNFDINIHSDMSSGHLIMQSENFEVSEQLETELLVVGAGIAGLTAAANAPGKDCIVCELSDRIGGSSGSETYKGAHFCQGAHYDLVYPNYFGEESLGFFENLSILNYNKQAALWEYTEKQYLIKTFYESQCFSGGKFRDDVLPEGEVVLKFLDFMDAQLGNYMLPTRSIPEKVRHLNNDTFLNYLKENIEITPELTRAIDYQMLDDFSGETHEVSALAGMYYYANRPYRTSEIEIFSPPEGNFYFANKIASTLSDDQILISHLVKSINKTNSGFEVDVVDINNKKIKKIKAANIIYAGQKHALKYILPDQYPLFESNQYAPWMVVNFVLKENELNKGYWQNEVLLQDKSFLGFVDSNAQYSTGKPRVLSAYYCFPSWQRKNLANIEKTAQQLVSQTAENVGWYFGLRPEQFSPIVEKVFIKVMGHAMPIPVPGYLFNDKNQNRKYKNLAFAGVDNSRLPLLLEAVDSGICAVNEIFPNKA, translated from the coding sequence ATGAAACGTAGGGATTTTATCAAACTTTCTTCTTTATCACTCCTTCCAATTTTATCCTGCAAACAAGAATATGGCAGTTGGGAAGAAAGTAATTTTGATATTAACATCCACTCTGATATGTCTAGTGGGCACCTAATCATGCAAAGTGAGAACTTTGAGGTATCGGAGCAACTAGAAACAGAACTGCTAGTAGTAGGTGCTGGCATTGCTGGACTCACAGCAGCTGCAAATGCTCCAGGGAAAGATTGTATAGTTTGTGAGTTATCAGACAGAATAGGTGGCTCTTCGGGAAGTGAGACATATAAAGGTGCGCATTTCTGCCAAGGAGCTCATTACGATTTGGTTTACCCTAATTACTTTGGCGAAGAAAGCCTCGGCTTCTTTGAGAATTTGAGCATATTAAATTATAATAAACAAGCTGCTCTTTGGGAATATACAGAGAAGCAATACCTCATAAAAACTTTCTACGAATCACAGTGTTTTTCTGGTGGTAAATTTCGAGACGATGTTTTGCCAGAAGGTGAAGTTGTACTAAAATTTCTGGATTTTATGGATGCACAGCTTGGAAACTACATGCTTCCAACTCGATCTATTCCAGAAAAGGTAAGACACCTTAATAATGATACATTTCTCAATTATCTAAAAGAAAATATAGAAATCACTCCTGAGCTAACTCGGGCAATTGATTACCAAATGCTCGACGATTTTAGTGGAGAAACACACGAAGTTTCTGCCCTAGCCGGAATGTATTATTATGCAAACCGACCATATAGAACTTCAGAAATAGAAATATTTTCTCCACCAGAGGGCAATTTCTATTTTGCTAATAAGATTGCATCAACACTTTCAGACGATCAGATTTTAATAAGCCATCTAGTAAAAAGTATCAACAAAACTAATAGCGGTTTTGAAGTAGATGTAGTTGACATCAATAATAAAAAGATAAAAAAGATTAAAGCTGCCAACATTATATATGCAGGACAAAAGCATGCTTTAAAATACATTCTTCCAGATCAATACCCATTGTTTGAGTCTAACCAGTATGCTCCTTGGATGGTAGTAAATTTTGTATTAAAAGAAAATGAACTGAATAAAGGCTACTGGCAAAACGAAGTGCTACTGCAAGACAAATCATTCCTTGGTTTTGTAGATTCTAATGCGCAATACAGTACTGGCAAGCCTAGAGTGCTATCGGCTTATTATTGTTTTCCTTCGTGGCAGAGAAAAAACTTGGCAAACATTGAGAAAACAGCCCAACAGCTAGTTTCACAAACTGCAGAAAACGTTGGTTGGTATTTTGGTTTAAGGCCAGAACAGTTTTCACCAATTGTAGAAAAAGTATTTATTAAAGTAATGGGGCATGCTATGCCAATTCCTGTTCCGGGTTATCTTTTTAATGACAAAAACCAAAATAGAAAATATAAAAATCTGGCATTTGCCGGGGTAGATAACAGCCGATTACCTTTATTACTCGAAGCAGTAGATTCAGGAATTTGTGCTGTAAATGAAATTTTCCCAAATAAAGCTTAA
- the dnaJ gene encoding molecular chaperone DnaJ has protein sequence MGTKRDYYEILGVSKSAAPEEIKKAYRKIAIKYHPDKNQGDKEAEDKFKEAAEAYEVLSNPQKKQRYDQFGHAGVDGGGFGGGGNMDMDDIFSSFGDIFSDFFGGTRGGGGRGRGVKRGKDLRVRLSLTLQEVANGVEKTIKVPRYQSCDLCGGNGAKDGTALKTCGTCNGTGQIRKVVNTMLGQMVSTSTCPTCEGEGQIVDSKCTKCHGEGRVQQEDVINVKVPAGVSEGVQLSMSGKGNVPRRGGVAGDLIILIEEKEDENLKRDGSNVHYALYISFIDAVLGTTVEVPTINGKVKIPINAGTQSGKVLRLRGKGVKELNGYGVGDQLIHVNVWTPTTLSTEERNTLEELRNSPNFDPKPTKKEKSGFFDRVREFFE, from the coding sequence ATGGGCACCAAAAGAGATTATTACGAAATTCTTGGTGTAAGCAAATCTGCTGCACCCGAAGAGATTAAAAAAGCTTATCGTAAGATAGCCATTAAATACCATCCGGATAAAAACCAAGGCGACAAAGAAGCTGAGGATAAGTTTAAGGAGGCTGCCGAAGCTTATGAGGTATTAAGTAACCCTCAGAAAAAACAAAGATATGATCAATTTGGTCATGCCGGAGTAGATGGTGGAGGCTTTGGCGGTGGTGGAAATATGGATATGGATGACATATTCTCCAGCTTTGGCGATATTTTCAGTGATTTCTTTGGTGGCACCAGAGGTGGTGGCGGTAGAGGTAGAGGTGTTAAAAGAGGTAAAGATTTACGTGTAAGGTTGTCTTTAACGCTTCAAGAAGTTGCTAATGGTGTTGAAAAAACTATTAAGGTACCAAGATATCAATCTTGTGATTTGTGTGGTGGCAATGGTGCAAAAGATGGAACAGCACTAAAAACTTGTGGTACTTGTAATGGTACAGGCCAAATAAGAAAAGTTGTAAATACCATGTTAGGGCAAATGGTTTCTACCAGTACATGTCCTACTTGTGAGGGAGAAGGTCAGATTGTTGATTCTAAATGTACAAAATGTCATGGTGAGGGTAGAGTACAGCAAGAAGATGTAATTAATGTAAAAGTACCTGCTGGTGTTTCTGAAGGTGTACAACTTTCTATGTCTGGTAAAGGTAATGTACCAAGAAGAGGAGGCGTTGCTGGAGATTTAATTATTCTTATCGAAGAGAAAGAAGATGAAAATCTTAAGAGAGATGGCTCAAATGTACATTATGCATTATATATAAGCTTTATAGATGCAGTGCTCGGAACTACAGTAGAAGTACCTACAATAAATGGAAAAGTAAAAATTCCTATTAACGCAGGTACTCAAAGTGGCAAGGTACTTCGTTTGAGAGGTAAAGGAGTAAAAGAACTCAATGGTTATGGTGTAGGAGATCAATTGATACATGTAAATGTTTGGACACCTACTACACTTTCTACTGAAGAGCGTAATACACTTGAAGAATTGAGAAATTCACCGAATTTTGATCCAAAACCTACTAAAAAGGAAAAATCTGGATTCTTTGACAGAGTTCGTGAGTTCTTTGAATAA